In Luteitalea sp. TBR-22, one genomic interval encodes:
- a CDS encoding glycoside hydrolase family 3 C-terminal domain-containing protein encodes MYAPSRSFALRLLCATAVVCMVLPLPVGAQQARTEAATPDPSRPWFDPDRPLTERVRALVAAMTLEEKVGQMVDQAPAIPRLGVPAYGWWNEALHGVARAGVATVFPQAIGLAATFDDTLMHRVATVISDEARAKHHEAIRQGQHGRYQGLTFFSPNINIFRDPRWGRGHETYGEDPLLTGRMGVAFIRGMQGDDPTYLKTIATAKHYAVHSGPEISRHEFDARPTARDLADTYLPHFERAVREGRVASVMSAYNAVDGVPVSANRTLIGDTLRTRWGFDGYVVTDCGAIYDMWKTHHYSKDGAEASAQAVKAGTDLECGSDFRKLVGAVKAGLLAEADIDRAVTRLFTARMRLGMFDPPSRVAYARIPYEVNDSAAHRAFNREVARKSLVLLENDGVLPIAASVRRLAVIGPTADDLDALVGNYNGTPSAPITILQGLRTAATARGITVTTTPGSAVTRGTPEARRLALDAAKGSDLVVLVLGLTPKQEGEEGEDKSNPGGDRSAIELPAAQLALFDEVVATGTPVVVVLTGGSAQAIPTVKARARAILAAWYPGGEGGGAVADVLFGDANPGGRLPITFYASTTDLPRFDDYAMRGRTYRYFEGTPLWPFGHGRSYTTFAYEHLGVSRGASGPVASVVVKNTGTREGDEVVLAFVTHAQVDAGAPRRTLAAFRRVTLAPGASTRVDLPLDADALSIVDERGVRQPATGTVTVHVGTLTTTLLR; translated from the coding sequence ATGTATGCCCCCTCACGCTCGTTCGCCCTGCGCCTCCTGTGCGCCACCGCCGTCGTGTGCATGGTCCTGCCCCTGCCAGTCGGCGCCCAGCAGGCCCGCACGGAGGCGGCAACGCCGGACCCCTCGCGCCCGTGGTTCGACCCGGACCGGCCCCTGACCGAGCGCGTGCGCGCCCTGGTCGCGGCGATGACGCTCGAGGAGAAGGTGGGCCAGATGGTCGACCAGGCGCCCGCCATTCCCAGGCTCGGGGTGCCGGCCTACGGCTGGTGGAACGAGGCGCTGCACGGCGTGGCGCGGGCCGGCGTCGCCACCGTGTTCCCGCAGGCCATCGGCCTGGCCGCGACGTTCGACGACACGCTGATGCACCGGGTCGCCACGGTGATCAGCGACGAGGCCCGCGCCAAGCACCACGAGGCCATCAGGCAGGGGCAGCACGGCCGTTACCAGGGACTCACGTTCTTCTCGCCCAACATCAACATCTTCCGCGACCCGCGCTGGGGCCGCGGCCACGAGACGTACGGCGAGGACCCGTTGCTGACCGGCCGCATGGGCGTGGCGTTCATCCGCGGCATGCAGGGCGACGATCCCACCTACCTGAAGACCATCGCCACCGCCAAGCACTACGCCGTGCACAGCGGACCCGAGATCTCGCGACACGAGTTCGACGCGAGGCCGACCGCCCGCGACCTCGCCGACACGTACCTGCCGCACTTCGAGCGCGCTGTCCGCGAGGGCCGCGTCGCCTCGGTGATGAGCGCCTACAACGCCGTCGACGGCGTGCCGGTGAGCGCCAATCGCACGCTGATCGGCGACACGCTGCGCACCAGGTGGGGCTTCGACGGCTACGTCGTCACCGACTGCGGCGCCATCTACGACATGTGGAAGACGCACCACTACTCGAAGGACGGCGCCGAGGCGTCGGCGCAGGCCGTGAAGGCCGGCACGGATCTCGAGTGCGGCTCCGACTTCCGGAAGCTCGTCGGCGCCGTGAAGGCCGGCCTGCTCGCCGAGGCCGACATCGACCGGGCGGTGACGCGGCTGTTCACCGCGCGCATGCGGCTCGGGATGTTCGATCCGCCGTCGCGCGTCGCCTACGCGCGCATCCCGTACGAGGTCAACGACTCGGCGGCGCACCGGGCCTTCAATCGCGAGGTGGCGCGCAAGTCGCTCGTCCTGCTGGAGAACGACGGCGTGCTGCCGATCGCCGCCAGCGTCAGGCGCCTGGCGGTGATCGGGCCCACGGCCGACGACCTCGACGCGCTCGTCGGCAACTACAACGGGACGCCGTCGGCGCCCATCACGATCCTGCAGGGGCTGCGCACGGCCGCGACTGCCCGCGGCATCACGGTGACGACCACGCCGGGCAGCGCCGTCACGCGCGGCACGCCGGAGGCGCGTCGGCTCGCCCTGGACGCCGCGAAGGGCAGCGACCTCGTGGTGCTCGTGCTCGGCCTGACCCCCAAGCAGGAGGGCGAGGAAGGCGAGGACAAGAGCAACCCGGGTGGCGACCGCAGCGCCATCGAGTTGCCGGCCGCGCAACTCGCGCTGTTCGACGAGGTCGTCGCCACCGGCACGCCGGTCGTCGTGGTGCTCACGGGCGGCAGCGCGCAGGCGATCCCGACGGTGAAGGCCAGGGCGAGGGCCATCCTTGCGGCGTGGTACCCGGGCGGGGAGGGCGGCGGCGCGGTCGCCGACGTGCTGTTCGGCGACGCCAATCCCGGGGGCCGACTGCCGATCACGTTCTACGCCTCGACGACCGACCTGCCGCGCTTCGACGACTACGCGATGCGCGGACGCACGTACCGCTACTTCGAGGGCACGCCCCTCTGGCCCTTCGGGCACGGCCGGAGCTACACGACCTTCGCCTACGAGCACCTCGGCGTGTCGCGCGGCGCGTCGGGGCCGGTGGCCTCGGTCGTCGTGAAGAACACCGGCACGCGCGAGGGCGACGAGGTGGTGCTCGCCTTCGTCACGCATGCGCAGGTCGACGCCGGCGCCCCACGGCGCACGCTGGCGGCGTTCCGCCGGGTCACGTTGGCCCCGGGCGCCTCGACGCGCGTCGACCTGCCGCTCGACGCCGACGCGCTGTCGATCGTCGACGAGCGCGGCGTGCGCCAGCCGGCGACCGGCACCGTGACGGTGCACGTGGGAACGCTGACGACCACGCTACTGAGGTAG
- a CDS encoding YihY/virulence factor BrkB family protein, which produces MAIFDIPISWGEVGKRTMKETIADDCLGLAAQLSYYVFLALFPAILFLLALGSYFPLQDLSGQIVRVLRPIASPDVIAIISEQIQRIANSEDGGLLTFGVLTALWSSSAAMVAVTSALNAAYDIEEGRPWWKVRLVAVGLTLALAVFFLLSFTIVLAGPAIASYLEQTLHLGSTVSTAWLVVQWPVAFLLVSTAIGLVYYFAPDAEQDWVWISPGAVLATVLWLTASYAFRLYVTNFSDYNATYGAIGGVMVLLLWFYVSSLAILVGAEMNAEIEHASPHGKNPGEKVPGERRMIGARAARAWRARMEARRGGVAGNGSPKDQIDGTAGGAFAS; this is translated from the coding sequence ATGGCGATTTTCGACATCCCGATCAGTTGGGGCGAGGTCGGCAAGCGGACGATGAAGGAGACCATCGCCGACGACTGCCTCGGGCTGGCGGCCCAGCTCTCCTATTACGTGTTCCTCGCGCTGTTCCCGGCGATCCTGTTCCTGCTCGCCCTCGGGAGCTACTTCCCCCTGCAGGACCTGTCGGGGCAGATCGTGCGCGTGCTGCGTCCGATCGCGTCACCCGACGTGATCGCCATCATCTCGGAGCAGATCCAGCGCATCGCCAACTCGGAGGACGGCGGCCTGCTGACCTTCGGCGTGCTCACCGCCCTGTGGAGCAGCTCGGCCGCGATGGTGGCCGTGACGAGCGCGCTGAACGCGGCGTACGACATCGAGGAAGGCCGCCCCTGGTGGAAGGTGCGGCTCGTCGCCGTGGGCTTGACCCTGGCCCTGGCGGTCTTCTTCCTGCTGTCGTTCACCATCGTCCTGGCCGGTCCGGCGATCGCGTCGTACCTCGAGCAGACGCTGCACCTCGGTTCGACTGTCAGCACGGCATGGCTTGTCGTGCAGTGGCCGGTCGCGTTCCTGCTGGTGTCGACGGCGATTGGCCTGGTGTACTACTTCGCCCCGGATGCCGAGCAGGACTGGGTGTGGATCTCGCCCGGCGCGGTGCTCGCCACCGTGCTGTGGCTCACCGCGTCGTACGCCTTCCGCCTGTACGTCACCAACTTCTCCGATTACAACGCGACCTACGGGGCCATCGGCGGGGTCATGGTCCTGCTGTTGTGGTTCTACGTGTCGAGCCTGGCCATCCTCGTCGGTGCGGAGATGAACGCCGAGATCGAGCACGCGTCGCCGCACGGGAAGAACCCGGGCGAGAAGGTTCCAGGGGAGCGGCGGATGATCGGCGCACGGGCCGCCCGCGCGTGGCGGGCGCGCATGGAAGCTCGTCGGGGAGGCGTGGCCGGCAACGGATCGCCCAAGGACCAGATTGACGGGACCGCCGGCGGTGCGTTTGCATCCTAG
- a CDS encoding LysM peptidoglycan-binding domain-containing protein codes for MSLRDTYAAAIHVAKTVGMQGSAEEKDGKLVFHGTVTSEDAKNQIWTALKSVPSWQNDLHAVIDVVAPPSVQYTVQPGDSLSKIAKAHLGDANAYMKIFEANKDKLSDPDKIQVGQVLTIPTA; via the coding sequence ATGAGCTTGCGCGATACGTACGCGGCCGCCATTCACGTGGCCAAGACCGTCGGGATGCAAGGATCGGCGGAGGAGAAGGACGGCAAGCTGGTCTTCCACGGCACGGTGACGTCCGAGGACGCGAAGAACCAGATCTGGACCGCACTCAAGTCGGTGCCTTCCTGGCAGAACGACCTGCACGCCGTGATCGACGTCGTCGCCCCGCCGTCCGTGCAGTACACGGTGCAACCGGGCGACTCGCTCAGCAAGATCGCGAAGGCGCATCTTGGCGACGCGAATGCGTACATGAAGATCTTCGAGGCCAACAAGGACAAGCTCTCCGACCCCGACAAGATCCAGGTCGGCCAGGTGCTCACCATCCCCACGGCCTAG
- a CDS encoding cupin-like domain-containing protein encodes MDMDAGVDTLDRYAFNTTFATDWVLGRKLGLNRTGERKSWQDKMVARMQGRPLGRELQVERRRGLSPEQFRREYFLTGKPVVLEGIASEWPAVKKWSFEYLLERCGQDDIDVLDGHNWKVQARPGTDVVEAAERGMKVKDLLAGARSGSGWYGSFMELLDKYADMRDDIDWNFVRDYGNTTMRLPWQRNILAKMYVGGPLTSTSFHCAPVMNLYLQAYGRKRWVLVAPKFTPFMYPSLSKGLNWQSRIDFRNPNYDEAPLYRYVDRYETVLEPGDVLWNPPWVWHGVQNLTESIAVSMWWANVTRTMSNNPVLTPLAFFGRPNPVLLQLGLEKEPTEKRSAFSVHLNK; translated from the coding sequence ATGGACATGGACGCGGGGGTCGACACGCTCGACCGCTACGCCTTCAACACCACCTTTGCCACCGACTGGGTGCTGGGTCGCAAGCTCGGACTCAATCGCACCGGTGAGCGCAAGTCGTGGCAGGACAAGATGGTCGCCAGGATGCAGGGGCGGCCGCTCGGGCGTGAGCTTCAGGTGGAGCGCCGGCGAGGCCTCTCACCGGAACAGTTCCGCCGCGAGTACTTCCTCACGGGCAAGCCCGTCGTGCTCGAGGGCATCGCGAGCGAGTGGCCGGCCGTAAAGAAGTGGTCGTTCGAGTACCTGCTCGAGCGGTGTGGCCAGGACGACATCGACGTCCTCGACGGCCACAACTGGAAGGTGCAGGCCAGGCCCGGCACCGACGTGGTCGAGGCCGCCGAACGCGGCATGAAGGTCAAGGACCTGCTCGCCGGGGCGCGGAGCGGCAGCGGCTGGTACGGCTCCTTCATGGAGCTGCTCGACAAGTACGCCGACATGCGCGACGACATCGACTGGAACTTCGTCCGCGACTACGGCAACACCACGATGCGGCTGCCGTGGCAGCGCAACATCCTCGCGAAGATGTACGTCGGCGGGCCGCTCACCTCGACGTCGTTCCACTGCGCGCCGGTGATGAACCTGTACCTGCAGGCGTACGGCCGCAAGCGCTGGGTGCTGGTCGCGCCGAAGTTCACGCCGTTCATGTACCCGAGCCTGTCCAAGGGCCTGAACTGGCAGTCGCGCATCGACTTCCGCAATCCGAACTACGACGAGGCGCCGCTCTATCGCTACGTCGATCGCTACGAGACTGTGCTCGAGCCCGGCGACGTCCTGTGGAATCCGCCCTGGGTCTGGCACGGCGTGCAGAACCTCACCGAGTCCATCGCGGTGAGCATGTGGTGGGCCAACGTGACCCGGACGATGTCGAACAACCCCGTGCTCACGCCGCTGGCGTTCTTCGGGCGGCCCAACCCCGTCCTGCTGCAGCTCGGTCTCGAGAAGGAGCCGACCGAGAAGCGCTCGGCCTTCAGCGTCCACCTGAACAAGTAG
- the ligD gene encoding non-homologous end-joining DNA ligase → MPGSDDAQAHDVTMAVGGREVTVTHPDKVFFPDSGVTKLDLVRYYVTVADAALRGVRGRPVVLKRHPDGVGGEAFFQKRAPAGRPAWVDTVTLAFPSGRTAEEVVPREPATLAWMANLGCLELHPHPVRADDLDHPDELRVDLDPVPGVSWAQVRDVAEVVRASLGDLGLIGWPKTSGSRGLHVYVRLHRRWTFDQVRRAALAIARDVERRVPALATSKWWKEERHGVFLDYNQNAKDRTIAAAWSVRPTADARVSMPLDWSEVPDCDPAAFTILTAPARLAAVGDPHAAMDEAPCALDAALALADRDEREGLGDAPWPPHYKKQRSEPPRVAPSRRRKDVSGRGQ, encoded by the coding sequence ATGCCCGGCAGCGACGACGCGCAGGCTCACGACGTCACGATGGCCGTCGGTGGGCGCGAGGTCACCGTGACCCATCCGGACAAGGTGTTCTTCCCGGACTCAGGCGTCACCAAGCTGGATCTCGTGCGCTACTACGTCACCGTGGCCGACGCCGCACTCCGTGGGGTCCGCGGCCGGCCCGTCGTGCTCAAGCGACATCCGGACGGTGTCGGCGGCGAGGCCTTCTTCCAGAAGCGCGCGCCGGCGGGGCGACCGGCCTGGGTGGACACGGTCACCCTCGCCTTTCCGTCCGGCCGCACGGCCGAGGAGGTCGTGCCGCGCGAGCCGGCGACGCTGGCGTGGATGGCCAACCTCGGGTGTCTCGAACTGCATCCGCACCCGGTGCGCGCCGACGATCTCGACCATCCCGACGAACTGCGCGTGGACCTCGACCCGGTGCCGGGCGTGTCGTGGGCGCAGGTGCGCGACGTGGCAGAGGTGGTACGCGCCTCACTCGGTGATCTCGGCTTGATCGGCTGGCCGAAGACCTCGGGATCCCGTGGCCTCCACGTCTACGTGCGCCTCCATCGGCGGTGGACGTTCGACCAGGTGCGCCGCGCGGCCCTGGCCATCGCCCGGGATGTCGAGCGTCGGGTGCCTGCACTGGCGACGAGCAAGTGGTGGAAGGAAGAACGTCACGGCGTGTTCCTGGACTACAACCAGAACGCCAAGGACCGCACCATCGCCGCCGCCTGGTCGGTGCGACCGACGGCCGATGCGCGGGTCTCGATGCCGCTCGACTGGAGCGAGGTGCCCGACTGCGACCCGGCGGCCTTCACCATCCTGACCGCGCCGGCGCGCCTGGCCGCCGTCGGCGACCCGCACGCGGCGATGGACGAGGCGCCGTGCGCGCTCGATGCGGCGCTCGCCCTGGCCGACCGCGACGAGCGCGAGGGCCTGGGCGACGCGCCCTGGCCGCCGCACTACAAGAAGCAGCGCAGCGAGCCGCCGCGCGTCGCGCCGTCGCGCCGGCGCAAGGACGTCAGCGGCCGCGGGCAGTGA
- a CDS encoding ATP-dependent DNA ligase has protein sequence MPAQVTPPVEPMLAKVAAAIPDGDGWAYEPKWDGFRAIAFRDEGTVFLQSRDLKPLDRYFPEVHDALVRGLPDGCVVDGEIVIATPSGLDFDALQMRLHPAASRVERLARETPASFVAFDLLAEAGDDLRSAPTSTRRARLERLAATFVPPLHLTPHTHEHATAVDWLARFEGAGLDGVIARRLDAPYSAGARTMIKIKHVRTADCVVAGFRWHKAGPGELVGSLLLGLFDEAGTLQHVGVTSAFTMAVRRQLAADLAPLRVGALDDHPWRHWATAASGSSRMPGASSRWSAGKDLSWEPLRPERVCEVAYDHLQGDRFRHAATFRRWRPDKPPAACRYDQLEVTTPYELARVFTARGR, from the coding sequence ATGCCCGCTCAGGTGACGCCGCCCGTCGAACCGATGCTCGCCAAGGTCGCCGCCGCCATTCCCGACGGAGACGGCTGGGCCTACGAGCCGAAGTGGGACGGCTTCCGCGCCATCGCCTTCCGCGACGAGGGCACGGTCTTCCTGCAGAGCCGCGACCTGAAGCCGCTGGACCGCTACTTCCCCGAGGTGCACGACGCACTCGTGCGCGGGCTGCCTGACGGCTGCGTCGTCGACGGCGAGATCGTGATCGCGACACCGTCGGGCCTGGACTTCGACGCGCTCCAGATGCGACTGCACCCGGCGGCCTCGCGTGTCGAGCGCCTGGCGCGCGAGACGCCCGCCTCGTTCGTGGCCTTCGACCTGCTCGCCGAGGCCGGCGACGACCTGCGCAGCGCGCCGACCTCCACCCGGCGTGCGCGCCTCGAGCGGCTCGCGGCGACCTTCGTGCCGCCGCTGCACCTCACGCCCCACACGCACGAGCACGCGACGGCGGTGGACTGGCTGGCCCGCTTCGAAGGCGCAGGCCTGGACGGCGTGATCGCCCGCCGCCTCGACGCCCCTTACAGCGCCGGCGCGCGCACCATGATCAAGATCAAGCATGTGCGGACTGCCGACTGCGTGGTCGCGGGCTTCCGCTGGCACAAGGCCGGGCCCGGCGAGCTCGTGGGCTCGCTGCTGCTCGGCCTGTTCGACGAGGCAGGCACGCTGCAGCACGTCGGCGTGACGTCGGCCTTCACGATGGCCGTGCGCCGGCAACTGGCCGCCGACCTCGCCCCGCTGCGCGTGGGCGCCCTCGACGACCATCCGTGGCGCCACTGGGCCACCGCCGCTTCCGGCTCGTCGCGCATGCCCGGCGCGAGCAGCCGGTGGAGCGCCGGCAAGGACCTGTCGTGGGAGCCGCTCCGCCCGGAGCGCGTGTGCGAGGTGGCGTACGACCACCTGCAGGGCGACCGCTTCCGGCATGCCGCCACCTTCCGTCGCTGGCGGCCCGACAAGCCGCCCGCGGCGTGCCGTTACGACCAGCTCGAGGTCACGACGCCGTACGAGCTGGCGCGCGTCTTCACTGCCCGCGGCCGCTGA
- a CDS encoding DinB family protein, with product MPPSPDTFAFDRRITLDDARRLLARTPWVLDALLRDLPDDLVHATEGAGTWSPHDVVAHLSHGERTDWMPRVHHLLTHGAALPFRPFDMRGHEEARGRSMTDLLDEFASLRTGSLDDLAALGVSDADLDKPGLHPALGPVTLGQLIATWVTHDLDHVMQISRVLGRQYSAAVGPWQQYLRIARAP from the coding sequence ATGCCTCCATCGCCCGACACGTTCGCGTTCGATCGTCGCATCACCCTCGACGATGCCCGGCGCCTGCTCGCACGGACGCCATGGGTGCTCGATGCGCTCCTGCGCGACCTGCCGGACGACCTGGTCCACGCCACCGAAGGCGCGGGCACGTGGTCACCGCACGACGTGGTGGCGCACCTGTCGCACGGCGAGCGCACCGACTGGATGCCGCGCGTGCACCACCTGCTCACGCACGGGGCGGCGCTGCCGTTCAGGCCCTTCGACATGCGGGGCCACGAGGAGGCTCGTGGACGATCGATGACCGACCTGCTCGACGAGTTCGCCTCGCTGCGCACGGGCAGCCTCGACGACCTGGCCGCGCTCGGCGTGTCGGACGCCGACCTGGACAAGCCCGGCCTGCACCCCGCGCTCGGACCCGTGACGCTCGGCCAGCTCATCGCGACGTGGGTGACGCACGACCTCGACCACGTGATGCAGATCAGCCGCGTGCTCGGCCGCCAGTACTCGGCCGCCGTCGGCCCATGGCAGCAGTACCTCCGCATCGCCAGGGCACCGTGA
- a CDS encoding helicase-related protein, with translation MHAWSVGDHLTHRFNAELGTGHVTAIEGRVLVVHFPEGRTTLRLAAHSDALVPEAAPVAVRDRTPLERLLAGDVDETEDVLTRLDVLHLLATREAGGLGSFLGGRVRLFPHQLHVAERATARLPVRWLLADEVGLGKTIEAALIMNRLLHTQRIERCLVVAPEALTVQWLGELWRKYHQVFTLLDAARLADVARDFGASFNPFDVHRRAVIALELLADRPDLARQAASAGIDLLVVDEAQRLRRPPGHPGEPAYRAVAPIAALGRHVLLLSATPLEDDAHGFFRLLQLLRPDEFPEPLDVDARLASGTPLPPCTSATRRVDIGGLPPRAPRPIDVPAWWLPTATLTADAGRDALARKRALDRVRRSLASGAALKAALAPTDSALREQADAGDRVDPRLAWLVSQATAWRDARQKTLVFVAHRESLDMLRDACSARAALATGLFHEDLSAARRDLEVARFRAEDGPSLLISTEAGGEGRNFEFCDRLVLYDLPWKPSTVEQRIGRLDRIGRRIPVEIVYFRPDAGIGASVVRLYERLGLFREPIAGVEPQLAHVEAALDALALAPDAMLTDVDVDRLLAEAQAARTRVHDAVYRQMHRDPFRAELAPALLARVPHDLDALMEQVVVNAASRLGFRVEHARGRRAYVIEFGNEALVDSLPGVPGGSTFIGTFDRESAVQDETRDFFASGHALVEGVLAHFEEDPKGRVGRLEVQVPGPHGPGLVAIYKDGPHFEVVALDADGRPRPEWADAFARRPLAARRMSAGEVAAHDWPRLLARLAPRLGDRRPHMLAAIINTPA, from the coding sequence ATGCACGCCTGGTCCGTCGGGGACCACCTGACCCATCGCTTCAATGCCGAACTCGGCACCGGACACGTCACCGCCATCGAGGGACGCGTGCTGGTCGTCCATTTTCCGGAGGGCAGGACGACGCTCCGACTGGCCGCACACAGCGACGCGCTGGTGCCCGAGGCGGCGCCGGTCGCCGTGCGCGATCGCACGCCGCTCGAGCGACTCCTGGCCGGCGACGTCGACGAGACCGAGGACGTGCTGACGCGGCTCGACGTGCTGCACCTGCTCGCGACGCGCGAGGCCGGCGGCCTCGGGTCGTTCCTCGGCGGTCGCGTGCGCCTGTTCCCGCACCAGTTGCACGTCGCCGAGCGCGCCACGGCGCGGCTGCCGGTGCGCTGGCTGCTGGCCGACGAGGTCGGGCTCGGCAAGACCATCGAGGCGGCGCTGATCATGAACCGCCTGTTGCACACGCAGCGGATCGAGCGCTGCCTGGTCGTGGCGCCCGAGGCGCTCACCGTGCAATGGCTCGGCGAGTTGTGGCGCAAGTACCACCAGGTGTTCACGCTGCTCGATGCGGCGCGCCTGGCCGACGTCGCCCGCGACTTCGGCGCCAGCTTCAACCCCTTCGACGTCCATCGCCGCGCGGTGATCGCCCTCGAGCTGCTGGCCGACCGCCCCGACCTGGCCCGGCAGGCGGCCAGCGCCGGCATCGACCTGCTGGTGGTCGACGAGGCCCAGCGCCTGCGACGACCACCCGGCCATCCCGGCGAGCCGGCGTATCGGGCGGTGGCGCCCATCGCCGCCCTCGGCCGCCATGTGCTCCTGCTCAGCGCCACGCCGCTCGAAGACGACGCGCACGGGTTCTTCCGGCTGCTGCAGTTGCTGCGCCCCGACGAGTTCCCCGAGCCGCTCGACGTGGACGCGCGCCTGGCGTCGGGCACGCCGCTGCCGCCCTGCACCAGCGCGACGCGACGCGTCGATATCGGCGGCCTGCCGCCCCGCGCCCCACGCCCGATCGACGTGCCGGCCTGGTGGCTCCCGACCGCCACCCTCACCGCCGACGCCGGGCGCGATGCCCTGGCCCGCAAGCGCGCCCTCGACCGCGTCCGACGCTCGCTGGCCTCCGGCGCCGCCCTGAAGGCCGCACTCGCCCCGACCGACTCGGCCCTCCGCGAACAGGCCGATGCCGGCGACCGCGTGGATCCGCGACTCGCCTGGCTGGTGTCGCAGGCCACCGCCTGGCGCGACGCACGCCAGAAGACGCTCGTGTTCGTCGCCCACCGCGAGTCGCTCGACATGCTGCGCGACGCGTGCAGCGCCCGCGCCGCCCTGGCCACCGGCCTGTTCCACGAAGACCTCTCCGCGGCCCGCCGCGATCTCGAGGTCGCCCGCTTCCGGGCAGAGGATGGCCCGAGCCTGTTGATCTCGACCGAGGCCGGCGGCGAGGGCCGCAACTTCGAGTTCTGCGATCGTCTCGTCCTCTACGACCTGCCCTGGAAGCCGTCGACCGTCGAGCAGCGCATCGGCAGGCTCGATCGCATCGGCAGGCGGATCCCCGTGGAGATCGTCTACTTCCGGCCCGATGCCGGCATCGGCGCCAGCGTCGTGCGTCTCTACGAACGCCTCGGCCTGTTCCGCGAGCCGATTGCCGGCGTCGAGCCGCAACTGGCGCACGTGGAAGCCGCGCTCGACGCCCTGGCGCTCGCGCCTGACGCGATGCTGACCGATGTCGACGTCGACAGGCTGCTGGCCGAGGCGCAGGCGGCACGCACGCGCGTGCACGACGCCGTGTACCGGCAGATGCATCGCGATCCGTTCCGCGCCGAGCTGGCGCCGGCGCTGCTCGCCCGTGTGCCTCACGATCTCGACGCGCTGATGGAGCAGGTGGTCGTCAACGCGGCGTCGCGGCTCGGCTTCCGCGTCGAACACGCCCGCGGCCGGCGCGCGTACGTGATCGAGTTCGGCAACGAGGCGCTCGTCGACAGCCTGCCGGGCGTGCCCGGCGGCTCGACCTTCATCGGCACCTTCGATCGCGAATCCGCCGTGCAGGACGAGACGCGCGACTTCTTCGCCTCCGGCCATGCCCTCGTGGAAGGCGTGCTCGCCCACTTCGAGGAGGACCCGAAGGGTCGCGTCGGTCGCCTCGAGGTGCAGGTGCCGGGGCCGCACGGCCCCGGGCTGGTGGCAATCTACAAGGACGGCCCGCACTTCGAGGTCGTCGCCCTCGACGCCGACGGGCGACCGCGCCCCGAATGGGCCGACGCGTTCGCGCGCCGGCCGCTCGCCGCGCGCCGCATGTCGGCTGGCGAGGTGGCCGCGCACGACTGGCCGCGGCTGCTCGCGCGCCTCGCCCCGCGCCTCGGCGACCGACGCCCCCACATGCTCGCGGCCATCATCAACACGCCCGCCTGA
- a CDS encoding NAD(P)H-binding protein codes for MATHTNSSSPIALIVGAHGTVGSALSPLLTARGYRVRRATSRAPHAADEVHLNLLTGEGLSDALAGVDQAFLMAPPGHVNQDVLLGPAIDAARAHGLRRVVLMSAMGANADERSPLRLAEKHLQASGLAWNVIRPNWFMQNFNSYWIQGIREQGQIFLPVGQARGSFIDARDIAAVAAALLTTDTHTNAEFDLTGAEALDHDQVAAILSQATGRTIGYTEVTPEAMRPGLLAAGLSPEYADLLLLLLSYFKAGYAERTTDAVQRITGRAPISFDKYAHDYREAWA; via the coding sequence ATGGCAACTCACACGAACTCATCCTCTCCCATCGCACTCATCGTCGGCGCCCACGGCACCGTGGGTTCGGCCTTGAGCCCGCTGCTGACGGCCCGGGGCTACCGCGTTCGTCGCGCCACCAGTCGGGCACCGCACGCCGCTGACGAGGTGCACCTGAACCTGCTGACCGGCGAGGGCCTGTCCGACGCCCTGGCCGGCGTGGACCAGGCCTTCCTGATGGCGCCGCCGGGACACGTCAACCAGGACGTGCTGCTGGGACCCGCCATCGACGCCGCCCGCGCGCACGGGCTGCGGCGCGTCGTGCTGATGTCGGCCATGGGCGCCAATGCCGACGAACGGTCACCGTTGCGGCTGGCCGAGAAGCACCTGCAGGCCAGCGGGCTGGCGTGGAACGTGATTCGCCCCAACTGGTTCATGCAGAACTTCAACTCCTACTGGATCCAGGGCATCCGGGAGCAGGGGCAGATCTTCCTGCCGGTGGGCCAGGCAAGGGGCAGCTTCATCGATGCGCGCGACATCGCTGCAGTCGCGGCCGCGCTGCTGACCACCGACACGCACACCAATGCCGAGTTCGACCTGACCGGCGCCGAGGCGCTCGATCACGATCAGGTGGCCGCGATCCTGTCGCAGGCGACGGGGCGGACCATCGGCTACACCGAGGTGACACCCGAGGCCATGCGTCCGGGACTGCTGGCCGCAGGGCTGTCGCCCGAATACGCCGACCTACTGCTGCTGCTCCTGAGCTACTTCAAGGCCGGCTACGCGGAGCGGACCACCGATGCGGTGCAGCGCATCACCGGTCGCGCCCCCATCAGCTTCGACAAGTACGCGCACGACTACCGCGAGGCGTGGGCCTGA